One Fuerstiella marisgermanici DNA window includes the following coding sequences:
- a CDS encoding HEAT repeat domain-containing protein, with the protein MPQTERRGSQFGVRNRGLYSRNGHEDVRGDSTATGAPGYESAKAVHPPSSDSVVEAGADDLALFMIEDDSSANTDKPSQRRSVLPLPETAGVLIADDKPAEISGNVSAAEPADDVVLVAPPKVASDSSSMEVNVQQRRELALRRFQQLAEDARAELRSRQEPVAQKIPRSLTKAIKRLEETAAEKIDDKVAQLHAVAKTGSAAAIDSLRDFANRRHPRIRQACATGFGLIDHASSSIALLDMLSDTSPEVADAAARSLLQLGHPETIAPLVAMGTANVRSRTVMLTELQELDQEQCARLTEPLMAILKTVKDADTGALALHLLSTLRGSDLLKMYASLTRHKAAEIRVAAIEALVNTEEKQTVRLLNKSMIDPSARVRAAAAAGLAKISSPRSVSLLAEALQDKHATVRRSAARTLMTVDGPEVAAAASRTLNVETDPDTIGYLLEVLSKGGTDDALVTLRKYLKSGNVALQQRAITTLRRLKNRKGAKMLLPFLEDDNHETRRLATEALGQLAEPAVLPTLRKVLSKDSDESVRAAAARSLGELQDAKALSALEEALHDERAVKCQAVIALGKLKQKKAVPALLAQLKDRAPEVRYHACNALGEIGELANPEPLQNLLDDKEGMVRRGAEAALTKLGHKFRKARLTNQLKKLTSTLMPSAVAGALPGGTMVLAAVVALVVPAAGYFAFRTMDFASEPDFPISDVRAIAISNDGTQASIARKYNVIEVWDLNSGACTVRLQADAGGDGIVYQQNGNALVLSGSKSFQLDSKTIADKRNDALSPSTLENVSSHRMARTPDGSKAVLCATTGDAVLVDLESGRQGLRFTIADFGENDSLAVSPDASLAFVGTPRGFLKVVSLSDGKAIGRLDIGKIIELPGVAVTALAIDSTGVNLAVGTSSGKVIVIDTNELEVLGQPFSGEGRIVGLKFEATTTRLNVITSKMVLASCSEDFKTSKNLTARPADRPERYSFSVDGKIVGMCYAESNGFCVVDMSADRVLAKYPLK; encoded by the coding sequence ATGCCTCAGACAGAACGACGCGGAAGCCAATTCGGCGTTCGCAATCGAGGACTCTATTCGCGAAACGGTCACGAAGATGTTCGGGGGGACTCGACTGCAACAGGAGCCCCGGGCTACGAATCTGCGAAGGCCGTCCACCCGCCCTCAAGCGACAGTGTGGTCGAGGCCGGTGCGGATGACCTTGCGCTATTCATGATCGAGGACGATTCGTCTGCGAACACAGACAAGCCGAGTCAGCGACGTTCGGTTCTTCCGTTACCTGAGACGGCAGGAGTTCTGATCGCCGACGACAAGCCTGCTGAAATCTCTGGCAACGTATCAGCAGCGGAACCCGCAGACGATGTCGTGCTGGTGGCCCCGCCGAAAGTCGCCTCGGATTCGAGTTCAATGGAAGTCAATGTGCAGCAGAGGCGTGAGTTGGCGCTCCGGCGGTTCCAGCAGTTGGCCGAAGACGCCAGGGCCGAGCTGCGTTCCAGGCAGGAGCCGGTTGCTCAGAAAATTCCTCGATCATTAACCAAAGCCATTAAAAGGCTGGAAGAAACCGCAGCGGAGAAGATCGACGACAAGGTGGCTCAGTTGCACGCCGTTGCGAAAACCGGTTCAGCTGCCGCGATTGATTCATTGCGGGACTTTGCCAACCGGCGCCATCCCAGGATCCGGCAGGCATGCGCCACCGGGTTCGGCCTGATTGATCATGCGTCGTCCAGCATCGCTTTGTTGGATATGCTGAGCGACACTTCGCCCGAAGTCGCCGATGCAGCCGCGCGCAGTTTGCTGCAGTTGGGCCATCCGGAAACGATCGCTCCATTGGTTGCGATGGGAACCGCCAACGTCCGCAGCCGAACCGTGATGCTGACAGAATTGCAGGAGCTGGATCAGGAGCAATGTGCACGTCTTACTGAACCGCTAATGGCGATTCTGAAGACAGTCAAAGACGCGGACACTGGAGCGTTAGCGCTCCATCTATTGTCCACGCTTCGGGGCAGTGATTTGTTAAAAATGTATGCCAGCCTGACAAGACACAAAGCCGCTGAAATTCGAGTCGCCGCGATTGAAGCGTTGGTGAACACGGAAGAAAAGCAGACGGTGCGGTTGCTTAATAAAAGCATGATTGATCCGTCCGCCAGGGTTCGAGCGGCTGCTGCTGCGGGCCTGGCCAAAATTAGCAGTCCCCGAAGTGTCTCGCTTCTGGCCGAAGCGCTGCAGGACAAGCACGCGACCGTACGGCGTAGCGCCGCAAGAACGCTGATGACTGTTGACGGCCCGGAAGTGGCGGCCGCGGCTTCCAGAACTTTAAACGTCGAGACCGATCCCGACACCATCGGATACCTGTTGGAAGTTCTGTCCAAAGGTGGGACCGATGACGCTTTGGTAACACTACGGAAGTATCTCAAGTCTGGCAATGTGGCTCTGCAGCAGCGAGCGATCACAACATTGCGGCGATTGAAAAATCGAAAGGGAGCGAAAATGTTGCTGCCCTTCCTTGAGGACGACAACCACGAAACCCGCCGTCTGGCCACCGAAGCTTTGGGGCAACTTGCAGAACCGGCCGTCCTGCCGACGCTGCGTAAAGTGCTGAGCAAGGATTCTGACGAGAGTGTACGGGCTGCTGCAGCACGATCTTTGGGCGAACTGCAGGACGCAAAAGCGCTTAGCGCTCTTGAGGAAGCGTTGCATGACGAACGCGCTGTGAAGTGTCAGGCTGTGATTGCATTGGGGAAGTTGAAGCAGAAGAAGGCGGTACCCGCATTGCTGGCTCAGCTAAAGGACCGTGCGCCGGAGGTGCGCTATCACGCCTGCAACGCGCTGGGAGAAATTGGTGAATTGGCCAACCCGGAGCCACTGCAAAACCTGCTTGACGACAAAGAAGGCATGGTGCGCCGCGGAGCCGAGGCAGCGCTGACCAAGCTGGGCCATAAATTTCGAAAAGCGAGGTTGACCAACCAGTTGAAAAAGTTGACCTCGACCCTGATGCCCAGCGCTGTTGCTGGTGCATTGCCCGGAGGAACAATGGTACTGGCAGCGGTGGTGGCTCTTGTGGTACCTGCGGCCGGATACTTTGCGTTTAGGACGATGGACTTCGCGTCAGAACCGGACTTCCCGATTTCGGATGTGCGAGCCATCGCGATCAGCAACGACGGAACGCAGGCCAGCATTGCACGCAAGTACAATGTGATCGAAGTCTGGGACCTGAACTCGGGGGCATGCACGGTTCGTCTTCAAGCCGATGCCGGCGGCGACGGAATTGTGTATCAGCAAAATGGCAATGCGCTTGTGCTGTCTGGCTCGAAATCGTTTCAGTTGGATTCAAAGACCATCGCAGACAAACGAAATGATGCGCTGTCGCCGTCGACGCTGGAAAATGTCAGCAGTCACCGGATGGCTCGTACGCCTGACGGCAGCAAAGCTGTGCTGTGTGCGACGACTGGTGATGCGGTCCTGGTTGATTTGGAATCGGGTCGGCAAGGTTTGAGATTCACCATTGCCGATTTTGGCGAGAATGATTCCCTTGCCGTCAGTCCGGATGCGTCGCTGGCCTTTGTGGGAACGCCGCGAGGATTTCTGAAAGTCGTGTCGCTTAGCGATGGAAAGGCGATTGGTCGACTGGATATAGGAAAAATCATCGAACTACCCGGCGTCGCGGTCACGGCGCTGGCGATTGATTCGACGGGAGTCAACCTTGCCGTAGGCACGTCGTCAGGCAAGGTCATCGTCATCGACACAAACGAATTAGAGGTGTTGGGCCAGCCATTTAGTGGCGAAGGCCGCATCGTGGGGCTTAAGTTTGAAGCGACGACCACGCGACTAAATGTCATCACCAGCAAGATGGTTTTGGCGTCCTGCAGTGAAGACTTCAAGACATCGAAGAATCTGACGGCTCGACCTGCAGATCGTCCCGAACGGTATTCGTTCTCCGTCGACGGGAAAATCGTCGGCATGTGCTATGCCGAGAGCAACGGCTTCTGCGTCGTTGACATGTCTGCTGATCGGGTACTCGCCAAGTACCCACTGAAGTAG
- a CDS encoding DUF1559 domain-containing protein: MKKTPLKQAARRGFTLIELLVVISIIAILMALILPAIQSAREAARSTQCKNNLRQMGIALYAFAENDRYDRICSGAYDFVRDGDPTQFGWVADIVSINGGRPGNMLCPSNVIKGLEKLNDMLGTVNTSNTSKAPADRDGVGGFIKKCVDSGTMTVAGGVYTITPGAAHDNIVKQTIEAGFNTNYASSWHMVRSGVLLAAPNDPDGLVEGTVKGRKCKDFQASKGPLKLSVMETSDVPSSNVALLADAAPGDAKEAILSLGDPSGVPLNADLFNGARLGESFNDGPAYWDDANNRIRLMDKGDLDGEVLANYIPSGYPTEGEVVVEGNYSAGGSSGTGAAGELVLQDTRDFYAVHRNQPNVLMADGSVKVLRDSNGDNYFNPGFAATTGTADTDGYTSALCEVNAFDVYFGMNLSDGGVSKGNFE, translated from the coding sequence ATGAAGAAGACCCCTCTTAAGCAAGCCGCTCGTCGCGGTTTTACGTTGATCGAACTGCTGGTCGTTATCAGCATTATCGCCATTCTGATGGCGTTGATTCTGCCTGCGATTCAGTCGGCACGAGAAGCTGCTCGCAGCACACAATGCAAGAATAACCTGCGTCAAATGGGAATCGCCCTTTACGCATTCGCAGAGAATGATCGCTACGATCGCATCTGCTCCGGAGCGTACGACTTTGTTCGCGATGGCGACCCAACTCAGTTTGGCTGGGTTGCAGACATCGTCAGTATTAATGGCGGTCGACCGGGCAACATGCTGTGCCCTTCCAACGTTATCAAAGGCCTGGAAAAGCTAAACGACATGCTGGGGACCGTTAATACGTCGAACACGTCGAAGGCTCCGGCTGACCGCGATGGGGTTGGCGGATTCATCAAAAAGTGCGTTGATTCCGGGACGATGACAGTTGCTGGTGGTGTCTACACAATCACTCCTGGTGCTGCTCACGACAATATCGTCAAACAAACGATCGAGGCTGGCTTCAATACGAACTATGCGTCAAGCTGGCACATGGTTCGTAGCGGCGTCCTGCTGGCTGCGCCTAACGACCCGGATGGTTTGGTCGAAGGCACCGTCAAGGGCAGGAAGTGCAAAGACTTTCAGGCTTCCAAAGGCCCACTCAAGCTGTCTGTGATGGAAACGTCTGACGTTCCGTCCAGCAACGTGGCTTTGCTGGCTGATGCTGCTCCTGGTGATGCGAAAGAAGCGATTCTGTCGCTGGGTGATCCAAGCGGCGTTCCTTTGAATGCTGACCTGTTCAACGGTGCCCGACTGGGCGAATCCTTTAACGATGGTCCGGCTTACTGGGACGACGCAAACAATCGTATCCGCCTGATGGACAAGGGCGATCTCGATGGCGAAGTCCTCGCCAACTACATTCCCAGCGGCTACCCGACCGAAGGCGAAGTTGTGGTGGAAGGTAACTATTCAGCTGGTGGCTCATCGGGAACGGGTGCCGCTGGCGAACTGGTGCTGCAGGACACGCGTGACTTCTACGCCGTACACCGAAATCAGCCTAACGTCCTGATGGCAGATGGCAGCGTAAAAGTGCTGCGAGACAGCAATGGTGACAATTACTTCAATCCTGGTTTTGCGGCGACCACCGGTACTGCAGACACCGACGGATACACCAGTGCTTTGTGCGAAGTGAATGCCTTCGATGTTTACTTCGGTATGAACCTGTCTGACGGAGGAGTTAGCAAAGGAAACTTTGAGTAA